The following are encoded together in the Cicer arietinum cultivar CDC Frontier isolate Library 1 chromosome 2, Cicar.CDCFrontier_v2.0, whole genome shotgun sequence genome:
- the LOC101488578 gene encoding UDP-glucose flavonoid 3-O-glucosyltransferase 6, whose amino-acid sequence MKKAEVMFIPSPGLGHLVSTLEFAKLLINRDNRLRITVLVMKFPNTTETDIYTKSLPITDSLQLINLPECSIPPSSDLPSSITALLESQKSNVRQVVTNLTTGEQNGNLAAFVVDMFCTTMIDIAREFSVPAFVFFTSGVAFLGLTLHRHTLRERDNINSTQLQQMNELTIPTFSNSVPLKSVPSIEVLKELEWFSISFAKGLKKANGIIVNSFEELEPYAVRSFLNDIDLAAIPIYPVGPILNPDSKTKATADFDDVIKWLDAQPPSSVVFICFGSRGSFEKNQVMEIARAIENTGVRFLWSLRKPPPKGFTIAPIDYHLSDLTSILPEGFLDRTAKFGRVIGWAPQAQILANPATGGFVSHCGWNSTLESIYFGVPIAAWPLFAEQQTNAFVLVSELKIAVEIALDYRVEFNGEPNYLVMADKIERGIKRVLDKDGEERKNLKEISEKSRKTLLEDGGLPHLFRPFD is encoded by the coding sequence ATGAAGAAAGCAGAAGTGATGTTTATCCCTTCTCCTGGTCTAGGCCATTTAGTTTCTACCCTCGAATTCGCCAAGCTTCTTATCAACCGTGATAACCGTCTCCGAATAACAGTATTAGTCATGAAATTCCCAAACACCACAGAAACCGATATCTACACTAAATCTCTTCCAATCACTGATTCTCTCCAACTCATCAACCTTCCAGAATGTTCTATTCCACCATCCTCTGATCTACCTTCCTCCATAACAGCTCTCCTCGAATCTCAAAAATCGAACGTCAGACAAGTCGTTACAAACCTCACAACCGGAGAACAAAACGGAAACCTTGCTGCCTTCGTCGTTGACATGTTCTGCACTACAATGATTGACATTGCCAGAGAATTCTCCGTTCCTGCTTTCGTTTTCTTCACTTCTGGTGTTGCTTTCCTTGGTTTGACGTTACATCGTCACACTCTTCGCGAACGAGACAACATCAATTCGACTCAGTTGCAACAAATGAACGAGTTAACAATCCCAACTTTCTCCAACTCGGTTCCGTTGAAATCGGTGCCCAGTATTGAGGTACTCAAGGAGTTGGAATGGTTTTCCATAAGCTTTGCGAAAGGCCTTAAGAAAGCGAATGGCATTATAGTAAATTCTTTTGAAGAGCTAGAGCCCTACGCGGTTCGCtcatttttaaatgatattgatTTGGCTGCTATACCCATATATCCAGTAGGGCCTATATTAAACCCTGATTCCAAAACCAAGGCCACTGCAGATTTTGATGATGTCATCAAGTGGCTTGATGCTCAACCTCCTTCTTCAGTAGTTTTTATCTGCTTCGGGAGCAGAGGTTCTTTCGAAAAGAATCAGGTTATGGAAATTGCGCGTGCTATTGAGAATACTGGCGTCCGCTTTTTGTGGTCTCTACGTAAACCTCCACCGAAGGGTTTTACGATTGCGCCCATCGATTACCATCTTTCTGATTTGACTTCTATTTTACCTGAGGGATTTTTAGATCGGACAGCTAAATTTGGAAGGGTAATTGGATGGGCTCCACAAGCCCAAATACTAGCCAACCCAGCCACGGGAGGTTTCGTTTCACATTGTGGATGGAATTCCACACTAGAGAGCATATATTTTGGTGTTCCTATTGCCGCGTGGCCATTGTTTGCTGAACAACAAACAAATGCTTTTGTATTGGTGTCTGAGTTGAAGATAGCTGTGGAGATTGCATTGGATTATAGGGTGGAGTTTAATGGAGAACCTAACTATCTTGTAATGGCTGATAAGATTGAGAGAGGAATCAAGAGGGTTTTAGATAAAGATGGTGAGGAAAGGAAAAACCTCAAAGAGATTAGTGAAAAGAGTAGAAAGACTTTGTTAGAAGATGGAGGCCTCCCACATTTGTTTAGGCCGTTTGattga
- the LOC101491408 gene encoding uncharacterized protein, whose protein sequence is MGREKTMKCIQNEKARKSIFMQRNKGLTNKISTFSTMFGAEICLIMYNDDCNGMPITFPQDTTVVQSMVKHYKDHKIETTLEEFDIKDYFTYKKNLIEAEISKVRKEIFKKKYPIQGPIFHNSEEEKSKSFVALVDSKIQTCNHRINMLKNMQQRETNFIQNMTHESIIPSHSCQVDKISQMQSIDPIESLNDDTSEMVDFKGLGDLPPISSTNQLSKIVTWDDLLTELKDDTDFIQNIVPDISNDNFITSYSSHVDVMHSIPQMEVITDPIKQLNDDIIEMIDLTYLMVEHEECATQLVDLTPISTTTQHSKLMKWNDLLVEHTTQDNTTQIDDWGSQLDDYVVDWISQPDIFAWQDISFL, encoded by the coding sequence ATGGGTCGAGAAAAAACTATGAAATGCATACAAAATGAGAAAGCTCGCAAATCAATTTTCATGCAAAGAAATAAAGGATTAACAAACAAAATTTCTACCTTTTCTACCATGTTTGGAGCTGAAATTTGCTTAATTATGTATAACGATGATTGTAATGGTATGCCAATAACTTTTCCACAAGACACTACAGTTGTACAATCCATGGTTAAACATTACAAGGATCATAAGATTGAGACAACTCTGGAGGAATTCGATATCAAAGACTATTTTAcatataagaaaaatttaatCGAAGCTGAGATTTCCAAGGTGCGTAAAGAGATTTTCAAGAAAAAGTATCCAATTCAGGGCCCAATTTTCCATAATAGTGAAGAGGAGAAATCCAAATCATTTGTTGCTCTTGTAGATTCCAAGATTCAAACTTGTAATCACAGAATCAACATGCTGAAAAATATGCAACAAAGGGAAACTAACTTCATACAAAACATGACTCATGAGAGTATTATCCCCTCTCATTCATGCCAAGTTGATAAAATTTCTCAAATGCAATCTATTGATCCAATAGAGTCACTTAATGATGACACAAGTGAAATGGTAGATTTCAAAGGTCTTGGAGATTTGCCTCCAATTTCTTCTACAAATCAACTAAGTAAAATTGTAACTTGGGATGATCTTTTAACAGAACTTAAGGATGATACTGACTTCATACAAAATATTGTGCCAGACATTTCAAATGACAATTTTATTACCTCATATTCAAGCCATGTTGATGTAATGCATAGCATTCCTCAAATGGAAGTTATCACGGATCCTATAAAACAACTTAATGATGACATTATTGAGATGATAGATTTAACTTATCTAATGGTTGAACATGAGGAATGTGCTACTCAACTTGTTGATTTGACTCCAATTTCGACAACAACTCAACATAGTAAACTTATGAAATGGAATGATCTATTGGTTGAACATACTACTCAAGACAATACTACTCAGATTGATGATTGGGGTAGTCAACTAGATGATTATGTTGTGGATTGGATTAGTCAACCTGATATTTTTGCATGGCAAGATATTTCATTTTTGTAA